The nucleotide sequence GCTGCTGGAAGCTTTTGCCTACCGCTTTCAACCCCAGGTCATTCGGCTGCGTGAGCTGGTACGGTCCGGGGAACTGGGGGAGATACGGGCCTACCGGGGGGCCTTTGGCTTTCCGCTCACCCGGCCCGACGATTTTCGCTGGCTGGCCGAACGGGGCGGCGGTGCCCTCTACGACGTGGGATGTTATCCGGTCAACCTGGCGCGGCTACTGCTGGGTGAGCCGGAGAGCGTGACCGCCCAGGCCCGCTGGACCCCGGGCGGCGTGGATGTGGGCCTGAGCGGCACGCTGCACTTCGGCGCGAGTCTAGCGAGCATCGACTGTGCTTTTGACTGGGGCCCTGTTCCGACGCAGCGCCTCACGCTGGTTGGAACGTCCGGCACGCTGGAGATGGCCGGCGCCTTTCGCAGCAAGACGGACACGGAAACGGCCTTGCGGGTCCAAACTGACAAGGGCGAACGAACCGAAACCTTTCCTCCGCACGACGGCTACGCCGCCATGGTCGCGCATTTCCAGCGCGTGGTGCGGGGCGACGAGCCCGCACGCTATCCGCCAGAGGACGCCGTGCGGCAGGCACGGGTCCTGGACGCGCTGTACGCGGCGGCCCGGGAGGGGCAAGCGGCGATGGTCAACCGCTGACGCTTAGGGGAGCGGCCAGCGTACTGTTCCGAGTTGATCGGTGCGCCAGACCCTGGCCCCTGCTTCTGCCACCCGTTTCAGCACGTCCGGATGCGGGTGGCCGTAGGTGTTGCGCCCCACGCTGATCAGCACGTCCTGGGGCGTACTCTCCTTCAGGAGGGCCTCACCCGTGCTGTGGCGGCTGCCGTGGTGTGCGGCTTTGAGCAGCGCGAGATCACCCACGCCGATCCTGGCTTCGGCAGGACCAGCAAGGTCACCGAGGAGGGCGGCGCGAAAGCCCCGCGACTCGACGGTGAGGGCGACGCTGTTGTCGTTGTCCTCGGTGGACCAGATCCCCCCGACCGGCCAAAGCACGGTCAGGGTGAGGCCATCCACCTCCACGCGGTCGCCGCGCCGCACCTCACGAACGGGGACTCCTTGTTGCTGGGCCACGGCGAGGAGCTCGCTCAGCACCGGGTCACCTTGCTTGCGCTGTCCGATCCACAGTTCTCCAACCGGGAGGGCGCGCAGCACCCCAGACAGCCCCTCGATGTGGTCCGTGTCGGCGTGGGTGGCGACCACCACGTTCAGCGAGCGAACGCCCAGGGCGCGCAGGGCCGGAACAACGGTCCCCGTGCCTACGTCGTAGTCGCTGCCCACCGAACCGCCGCCGTCCACCAGCACGCGCAAGCCCCGCGCCCGAATCAGGGTGCTGTCACCCTGCCCGACATCCAAAAAAACCAGTTCGCGGGGGGGACGCAGCACGCCGGGCAGCAGGGTGAGGAGCGCGCAGGCGAGAAGGGTGCCCAGGGCGAGCGGCGCGCGGATCTGGCCGAACAACCACAGCACGCCCGCGAGGGCCGCGACCGCATACGCCAGAACCCCCGCCGGGCCTACTGTGCCCCAGGAAAGGACGGGCGCACGCCCGAACACCTCCACCACGGCGAGGAGCGCCGAGGCAAGCAAGCCCGTCAGCCCGTTCACGAGGACCGCGAGCGGCCCCAACAGACCGGCCAAGAAGCCCAGCGGCACCAGCACGGCCATCAGTGCGCCCGCCATCAGGTTGGCGGGAAGGCCGACCAGCGGGATCTGGCCGAAGGTTCCGGCGACGACGGGCAGGGTCGCCAGCTCGGCCAGAACGGTTGCCACCAGGGCGAGGCGCAACCACAGCGGCCAGCGCGGAGGGAGACGTTCCGCCAGCCTCGCCGACAGGGTCAGGCCCAGCACCGCAAGGAACGACAGCTGAAACCCCACGTCCAGTAGCCAGCGGGGAAAGCAGAGGAGACACAGGGTGGCGGCCAGCGCCAGCGTGCCGTAGGGATCCAGCCTGCCCCGCCCCAGGGCATAGCCGAGCAGGACCGCTCCACCCATCAGCACTGCACGGGTGATGCTGGGCGAGACGCCCACCAGCCACAGGTACGGTCCCAGAAAAAGGAGCGCTCCTAGAAAACGCCACACCAGCGGTACACCCAACCAGGTCAACAGCCCGATCACCGCGCCCGTGAGGAGCGCCACGTTCTGCCCGCTGAGGGCCATCAGGTGCGACAGGCCCGAGCGGGCAAAGGCGTCTTGCACGCTGTACCCTTCTTCAAAGCGCTCGCGGCCGATGTCACCCCGGTCTCCCAGTTCGGTGGCCTGCATGAGGGCTGCCTGCCGCTCTCCCAGCCCTGCCGTGAGGCCCCGCCGAAACCAGCCGCGAAAGCCGCCCTCCGGCGTAAAGGCCCGGATGCGGGCTCCGGCCAGCACGGTTGTTGGCGTCGGGGTGAAAAGCCCCCCCTGGCCGCGCAGCCACGCCGCCTGGTCAAAGCCTCCCGGCACACGCCGGCCCTCGGGCCGAATAAGCCGGCCGCTCACCACCAGCTGACCCGGTGGGACGGCCGGTTTGGGCGAGACCGCAACCCGAGCGGGCGGATCCGCAAGGCGCAGAAATTGCCCGTCCCAATGGCCCCGCAGCGTCACCAGAGCACCCACCCAGGGGGCCATCCGGTCAGGTTGCGCCGCCTGCACACGCTCTGCCCCCCAGCCCAGTGCGCCGCCGACCAGCGCCAGCAGGGCCAGAGCCGCGCGGCCATCAAGCACCGCCAGGAGCATTCCCGCCAGGCACAGCAGCGCGCCCCACCAGAGGCCCAAGCCCAACAGGATGCCGCCCATGACGCCGGTCGCGAGCGGCACCGGCCAGGCCAGGCGACCGGAGGAGGCACGGGAGGACGCGGACATGTCCAGCATCAAAAGGTCACGAGGGGACGCAGGACCTGGAGGGTGGCGGGCCCGATCCCCTTGACCCGGTCGAGATCGGCCAGGCTGCGGTAGGGTCTTCCCTGCACGATCCGCGCGGCCAGCGCCGGGCCGACCCGGGGCAGGGCCTCCAGCTGCTCTAGGGAAGCGGTATTCAGGTTCAGCCGGCCGGAGAGAAGCGGTTTGACGCTCGCGGTGGTGGGGTATTCGGGGGCAAGCTGTGCTGGTGCGGGTGGCGGCAGGGCCACCCGCGTCACGGTGGGGACCGGGGCGGTAGGGTGCAGCACGGGGGCCAGCGCCAGCCCGGCCACAGTGAGTAGACCGCCCGCCAGCACCAGGGTCCAGTGCCGTTCGGAAGGACACGGGCAGTGTACGGCTCGCCGCAGGGCGTAGGGACCACATCTGCGGCGTAGGCGTATGCTCTCCCGGTGACCGCTCTCCCTGCTCGCAGCGCCCGCCTCACACCCGCTGTCCTCCTGGCCCTCGCCCTTGTGTACGTGGTGTGGGGCAGCACCTACTTCGGAATCAAGGTCGCGATCGGGAGCCTGCCCCCGCTGGGAATGCTCGCGGTGCGCTTTCTGGCCGCAGGGGCGCTGCTGTACGCCTTCTTGCGCTGGCGCGGAGTGCCGGCCCCCACGGCACGGGAATGGCGCGCCAGTGCCGTCGTCGGCCTGCTGCTGCTGGGCGGCGGGACCGGGCTGGTGACCCTCGCTGAACGGGATGCCAGCAGCAGCGTCGCGGCGATGGTGATCGCGGTGTCTCCCCTCTTCGCGGCGCTGTTCGCGCGGCTGTGGGGCGAGCGCACAGGCGGACGCGAATGGCTGGGCATCGCAGTGGGGCTCTTCGGCATCGCGCTCCTTCATGTGGGAGAGCTGCATGCCACCCCGCTTGCCGCCTTTCTGCTTATTCTCGCGCCGCTGTGCTGGACCTTCGGCAGCCAGTGGTCCCGCCACCTCCCCCTTCCCGCCGGGCTGATGGGAAGCGCCGCCGAGATGCTGACGGGGGGAGCGTTGCTGCTGCTTTTGAGCCTGGCGTTCCGCGAACACTGGGGGACACCCACCCCCGCGAGCCTTTGGGCGCTCGCCTACCTCACCGTGTTCGGCAGCCTGGTCGCCTACAGCGCCTACATGTACCTTGTCGCGCATACCCGCCCGGCCCTGGCCACAAGCTACGCCTACGTGAATCCGGTGGTGGCGGTCTTGTTGGGGGTGGGCTTGGGAGGTGAACGCCTAACAGCTCTGGGCTGGCTCGCGCTCGCCGTGATCCTGTCGGGCGTGGTGCTTGTGGCCTGGCCCCAGCGCGAACCCAGCCCGCTCCAGGAGGACCTGCACACGCGGTAAAGGCCACCGGGAACCTCGACGCGCTCAGCGCTTCTGCAGGAGGTAGGCCCGCGGCCAGTGCCCGCCGCTGTACACCTGAAAGAGTTCGCGGGCGTGCCAGCGGTCCTGCTCGCGCAACACCCGCTCGAACAGCCGCAGCTCGTGGGTGAGGACAACCAGGCGGCCCTGCCGGCTCAGCAGGCGGTGCATCTCCCGCAGGAAGGCGGGATAGAGCACCGCGTTGCCGCTGTGGGTCCCGATGGCGCCGCCCCAGGGCAGGTCGCTGACGATCAGGTCAAAGGAGCGGGGGGGCAGACCGGTGTGCAGGGCATCTACACACGCGACCTCCACGGCGCGCCCAGCGGCCCGAAGGTTGCTGCGGGCACACTCGACCGCCTCTGGGTCCACGTCGACGCCGACAAGCGCGTCGTAGGGGCCCATCAGCGCGCGCTCGACCAGCAGCGTGCCGCTTCCGCTCATGGGGTTAAAGATGCGGTCCTCCTCGCGCTGCCCGGCCAGCCGGTGCAGGGCGTAGGCCACCGTCGCATTCAGGCCGCCCTCCCGGTTACAGACGCGCCAAGAGCGAGCACTGAGGGGCCGGGGCGTGAGGCGCGCGAGCACTTCCCAGCCGGGGCCGTCTTCGCGGGGGCGCAGGCGGATCAGCAGCTCACCCTCTTCGGGATCGTGGGGGAGGAGCAAGGCGGCCTGAAGTTCATCCGCGAGGCGCGCAAGCACGCTTGATTCACGGCCTGCGGCGGCCAAGCGAAAGGAGCGGTGCCCCCCCCAGCGCGCCACCCCTGCTAGAAACGCCGTCAGTTCGCCGAACGGCTGGTGCCCCAACAACCCGCGCGGCCGGGGCACCTCCCAGGCCCGCACGCGGTAGACCGCAACGGGAGCCCGCAGGCGAGTGAGCCGCGCCGGGTCACCGGGATACCAAAACCGCAGCCCCCGGATGTCGCGCGCGAGGGGCACGGCGCGCAGTTCCGCCTCGGCCACGGCTTCCAGGCCAGGCAGGGCATCCAGGACGTACTCGTGTGCGGGCTGACGAGCGCGGTGATCGCCTTGGGGCCGCCGGGAGCGGGACGGGGACGGCTGGTTCGGGCGAGCGGGGCGGGGCATAGCAGGACAGTATAGCGGGAAGGAGCAGTGGTAGAATCGCGCGTTCTCTATGGCGCGCCCCCCTCAACCTCCGGCGTCCGGTGTTCACTCGCACTCGCCTGGCCTCCCCCGCGTTCGTCAACCCCTCCTCGCACGGATCAGCCCGCCGCAACTGATCGCCCTGACCTTCGCCGTGGGCATCCTGCTGGGAGCGCTGCTGCTGTGGCTGCCCCTGACCCACGGCCCGGGGCGCACGGTGACCTTTATTCAGGCCCTCTTCACGGCCACCAGCGCGCTGTGTGTGACGGGCCTCAACGTCTTGGATCCCAGCCGCGACTTCAACCGGCTGGGTCAGGTGGTCATCCTGCTGCTCATTCAGGTGGGCGGCCTGGGCATCATCACCTTTGGAACCGTGTTCGCGCTCCTGAGGCGGCGGCGCATCCACTACAGCGAACGCATCCGGCTCGCCCAGCAGGTGAGCGCCTTGAGCGCTGGCGACGTCGTGCCCCTTATCCGCAACATCTTCCTGTACACCTTTGTGATCGAGGCGGTCGGGGCGGCGCTGCTCGCCTGGCGCTTCGTTCCGCTGGAGGGCTGGGGCCAGGGCCTTTTCTATGCGGTCTTTCACGCGGTGAGCGCCTTTAACAATGCGGGCTTTGCCCTCTACAGTGACAACCTGGTGCGCTTCGTGGATGATCCGCTGGTCAGCCTGGTGGTCGCCCTGCTGGTGATCCTAGGGGGAATGGGCTTCTTGGTGCAGCTCAACGTGGTGGCGCACCTTGTCAACCCCCGGCGCCACCGCCTGCTCATTCACTCCAAGCTGGTTCTCACGATGATGGGCGCCCTGCTGCTGATCGGCACCGTGGCCTACCTGGCGCTGGAGTGGGGAAATCCCCGAACGCTCGCGCCGCTCCCCCTGTGGGACAAGCTGCTCGCGAGTTTTTTCCAGAGTGTCGTGACCCGTACGGCGGGCTTTAATACCCTCGACTACGGCGCGATGGGACTGAGCACGGTCTTTATCACCATCATCCTGATGTTTATCGGGGCCAATCCCGGCTCCACCGGGGGCGGCATCAAGACCAGTACCTTTTACGTGATGATGGCGTCCGCCTGGAGCATGGTCCGGGGCCAGCGCGACACCACTCTGTTCGGGCGGCGGATCGACCCGGACACCATCCTGCGGGCGATGACGGTGGGGCTTCTCAGCATCGGCCTGGTGAACACGATGTTCATCCTGCTGCTACTCACCAACACCAATCCGCAGGTGCAGTTCGTGCAGCTTTTCTTTGAGGCGGTCAGCGCCTTTGGCACCGTAGGCCTCAGCATGAACACCACGCCGCTCCTGAACCCGTCACAGGAACTCGTGCTCGTCGGGCTGATGTACCTCGGCCGAATCGGGCCCCTCACCTTTGCGGTGGCATTTAACTCCCGCACAGAGCGGGACCTGGTTCGTTATCCCGCCGAAAAGGACATCCTGATCGGTTAACCATGCGCTGGCCTCCTTTTCGTTCGCCTGCTCCGGCCAGCACACCCCGCCGGAGCCTGACCGCCCGCCTCCAGCCCCCGCAACTGATCGCTACCGTGTACCTGATCGGGATCGTCCTGGGCACAGCGCTCCTGCACCTGCCCGGCGTGAGCGCGCCCGGCGCGCGGCTCAGCAGCGTGGACCTGCTCTTTACAGCCACGAGCGCGATTTGTATCACCGGGCTGGTGATAGAGGACACTGGAGAAGCCTTTACCCGGCTGGGGCAGGTGCTCATCATCGGTCTGGCCCAGGTGGGCGGGCTGGGCATCCTGACCTTTGGAACACTCTTTGCCTTTCTGCTGGGACGGCGGGTGAATTTCAGTGAGCGGCAGCACCTCGCGCAGCAGGTGAACGCGCTCGACGTCGGCGGAGTGCTGTCTCTGATCCGCATCATCTTCCTGTACACGCTGGTCGCGGAGGTGGTGGGTGCCCTGCTTCTCGCGCTGCGCTTCGTGCCGCAGTTCGGGTGGGGAGAAGGGCTTTACCACGCCGTCTTTCACGCCATCAGCGCCTACAACAACGCGGGCTTCGTGGTGGTGCCCGGCGGAATGGGCCAGTACGCCGAAGACCCGCTTGTCAGCCTCACCATCAGCGGCCTGATCATCCTGGGCGGCCTGGGATTTCTCGTGCAACTGAATGTGCTGACCCACTTCCTGCAGCCCCGGCGCAACCGCCTGCTGATCTACAGCCGGCTTACGCTGCTGACGACCGGCCTGCTGCTGCTGGTCGGCACGGTGCTGATCCTGCTGCTGGAATGGGGGAACGAGCGCACACTGGGGCCGCTGTCCGCCCCCGGCAAACTGCTTGCCGCCCTGTTCCAGAGCGTCACGCCGCGCTCTGGGGGCTTTGCCACGGTGGACATCAGCAGCATGACAAATGCGAGCATCTTTCTGCTGATTGCCCTGATGTTCGTCGGCGCCAACAGCGGCTCGACCGGCGGCGGCATCAAGACGAGCACCTTTGCCATCCTGGTGGGCAGCGCCTGGAATATGGTGCGGGGGCGCGGCGAGCTCATTGCCTTTGGGCGCCGGGTCGAGCCGGAAAACGTGGTGCGGGCCGGAACGGTCACCACCCTCTACGCCCTGTTGGTCGCCACGGCCTTTTTTGCGCTGCTCGCCACCAATCCGCAGCTGGGCTTTACGCCCCTGCTGTTCGAAACGGTGAGCGCGGCGGCCACCGTGGGCCTCAGCCTGAATACCACCCACCTCATCAATGACCCTGGCCTGGTGATCCTGACCGTGCTGATGTACCTGGGCCGCATCGGACCGGTCACCTTTGCGGTCGCCTTTAGCCTGCGCAACCAGCAGAGCCGAGCCGTGAAGTACCCCCCCGAGCGCGACATCTTGGTCGGGTAGAAAGCGAGGAAGACCTATGAAGATCAAACAATGCCTGGTGATCGGCCTGGGCCGCTTCGGGAGCGCGGTCGCCACCACCCTCTACGAGATGGGCCATGAAGTTGTGGCCGTCGATCAAAACGAAGAGAACGTCGAGCGGGTGATGAACCGCGTGACGCACGCCGCGGTTGTGGACGCCACCGACGAGCGGGCGCTGCGCAGTATTGGGGCGGCTGATTTCGACGTGGTCGTCGTCGCCATCGGAACGGACGTGCAGGCCAACATTCTCGCCACCATGAACGTCAAGAGCCTGGGGGCCCCCTACGTCGTGACCAAGGCGATCGACGAGATGGCGCGCCGCGTTCTGGAGCGCATCGGCGCGGACCTGGTCATTCGGCCCGAGCACGACATGGGGGTGCGCCTCGCGCGGCAGATCGCAACGCCCAACATCGTGGACACGCTCGACCTGGGGGGCGACTACGCCATCGTCGAGATCGAGGCCAACGAGCGCCTGCGCGGGACCCTGCGCGACCTGAACCTCACCGGGCGCTTTGGGGTGCAGGTGATCGCGGTGAGCCGGGCGGGCAAGGTGGAGGTCACGCCCCGGGCCGAAGAGGCCATTCGCCCCCACGACAAGCTGGTCGTGATCGGAACGGGGCACAGCATCGACGAGCTGCGGCGCTACCTGGGCGACTAGGTTCCCCTCACCGGGGGCCCAGCGCGGTCCGGCCGCTCGCTCGGCGTCTGGAGGCGCAGGCCGCACTGACGCCCGCCGGAACCCGCGCCTCTTCCGCGGGCGTCTTAGGCCAGGGGAAGT is from Deinococcus sp. YIM 77859 and encodes:
- a CDS encoding Gfo/Idh/MocA family protein, encoding MSSAQGLSWGILGAARIARALLPAIRAAGGKVTMLGVREPRSERAQAFAAQWGIERVGSYADVLASEVEAIYNPLPNDAHLPWTEAALRAGKHALTEKPLALHAGEAQALADAAAQTGRVLLEAFAYRFQPQVIRLRELVRSGELGEIRAYRGAFGFPLTRPDDFRWLAERGGGALYDVGCYPVNLARLLLGEPESVTAQARWTPGGVDVGLSGTLHFGASLASIDCAFDWGPVPTQRLTLVGTSGTLEMAGAFRSKTDTETALRVQTDKGERTETFPPHDGYAAMVAHFQRVVRGDEPARYPPEDAVRQARVLDALYAAAREGQAAMVNR
- a CDS encoding DNA internalization-related competence protein ComEC/Rec2, producing MSASSRASSGRLAWPVPLATGVMGGILLGLGLWWGALLCLAGMLLAVLDGRAALALLALVGGALGWGAERVQAAQPDRMAPWVGALVTLRGHWDGQFLRLADPPARVAVSPKPAVPPGQLVVSGRLIRPEGRRVPGGFDQAAWLRGQGGLFTPTPTTVLAGARIRAFTPEGGFRGWFRRGLTAGLGERQAALMQATELGDRGDIGRERFEEGYSVQDAFARSGLSHLMALSGQNVALLTGAVIGLLTWLGVPLVWRFLGALLFLGPYLWLVGVSPSITRAVLMGGAVLLGYALGRGRLDPYGTLALAATLCLLCFPRWLLDVGFQLSFLAVLGLTLSARLAERLPPRWPLWLRLALVATVLAELATLPVVAGTFGQIPLVGLPANLMAGALMAVLVPLGFLAGLLGPLAVLVNGLTGLLASALLAVVEVFGRAPVLSWGTVGPAGVLAYAVAALAGVLWLFGQIRAPLALGTLLACALLTLLPGVLRPPRELVFLDVGQGDSTLIRARGLRVLVDGGGSVGSDYDVGTGTVVPALRALGVRSLNVVVATHADTDHIEGLSGVLRALPVGELWIGQRKQGDPVLSELLAVAQQQGVPVREVRRGDRVEVDGLTLTVLWPVGGIWSTEDNDNSVALTVESRGFRAALLGDLAGPAEARIGVGDLALLKAAHHGSRHSTGEALLKESTPQDVLISVGRNTYGHPHPDVLKRVAEAGARVWRTDQLGTVRWPLP
- a CDS encoding ComEA family DNA-binding protein → MLAGGLLTVAGLALAPVLHPTAPVPTVTRVALPPPAPAQLAPEYPTTASVKPLLSGRLNLNTASLEQLEALPRVGPALAARIVQGRPYRSLADLDRVKGIGPATLQVLRPLVTF
- the yedA gene encoding drug/metabolite exporter YedA, producing the protein MTALPARSARLTPAVLLALALVYVVWGSTYFGIKVAIGSLPPLGMLAVRFLAAGALLYAFLRWRGVPAPTAREWRASAVVGLLLLGGGTGLVTLAERDASSSVAAMVIAVSPLFAALFARLWGERTGGREWLGIAVGLFGIALLHVGELHATPLAAFLLILAPLCWTFGSQWSRHLPLPAGLMGSAAEMLTGGALLLLLSLAFREHWGTPTPASLWALAYLTVFGSLVAYSAYMYLVAHTRPALATSYAYVNPVVAVLLGVGLGGERLTALGWLALAVILSGVVLVAWPQREPSPLQEDLHTR
- a CDS encoding methyltransferase domain-containing protein, whose amino-acid sequence is MPRPARPNQPSPSRSRRPQGDHRARQPAHEYVLDALPGLEAVAEAELRAVPLARDIRGLRFWYPGDPARLTRLRAPVAVYRVRAWEVPRPRGLLGHQPFGELTAFLAGVARWGGHRSFRLAAAGRESSVLARLADELQAALLLPHDPEEGELLIRLRPREDGPGWEVLARLTPRPLSARSWRVCNREGGLNATVAYALHRLAGQREEDRIFNPMSGSGTLLVERALMGPYDALVGVDVDPEAVECARSNLRAAGRAVEVACVDALHTGLPPRSFDLIVSDLPWGGAIGTHSGNAVLYPAFLREMHRLLSRQGRLVVLTHELRLFERVLREQDRWHARELFQVYSGGHWPRAYLLQKR
- a CDS encoding TrkH family potassium uptake protein — translated: MARPPQPPASGVHSHSPGLPRVRQPLLARISPPQLIALTFAVGILLGALLLWLPLTHGPGRTVTFIQALFTATSALCVTGLNVLDPSRDFNRLGQVVILLLIQVGGLGIITFGTVFALLRRRRIHYSERIRLAQQVSALSAGDVVPLIRNIFLYTFVIEAVGAALLAWRFVPLEGWGQGLFYAVFHAVSAFNNAGFALYSDNLVRFVDDPLVSLVVALLVILGGMGFLVQLNVVAHLVNPRRHRLLIHSKLVLTMMGALLLIGTVAYLALEWGNPRTLAPLPLWDKLLASFFQSVVTRTAGFNTLDYGAMGLSTVFITIILMFIGANPGSTGGGIKTSTFYVMMASAWSMVRGQRDTTLFGRRIDPDTILRAMTVGLLSIGLVNTMFILLLLTNTNPQVQFVQLFFEAVSAFGTVGLSMNTTPLLNPSQELVLVGLMYLGRIGPLTFAVAFNSRTERDLVRYPAEKDILIG
- a CDS encoding TrkH family potassium uptake protein, whose product is MRWPPFRSPAPASTPRRSLTARLQPPQLIATVYLIGIVLGTALLHLPGVSAPGARLSSVDLLFTATSAICITGLVIEDTGEAFTRLGQVLIIGLAQVGGLGILTFGTLFAFLLGRRVNFSERQHLAQQVNALDVGGVLSLIRIIFLYTLVAEVVGALLLALRFVPQFGWGEGLYHAVFHAISAYNNAGFVVVPGGMGQYAEDPLVSLTISGLIILGGLGFLVQLNVLTHFLQPRRNRLLIYSRLTLLTTGLLLLVGTVLILLLEWGNERTLGPLSAPGKLLAALFQSVTPRSGGFATVDISSMTNASIFLLIALMFVGANSGSTGGGIKTSTFAILVGSAWNMVRGRGELIAFGRRVEPENVVRAGTVTTLYALLVATAFFALLATNPQLGFTPLLFETVSAAATVGLSLNTTHLINDPGLVILTVLMYLGRIGPVTFAVAFSLRNQQSRAVKYPPERDILVG
- a CDS encoding TrkA family potassium uptake protein; protein product: MKIKQCLVIGLGRFGSAVATTLYEMGHEVVAVDQNEENVERVMNRVTHAAVVDATDERALRSIGAADFDVVVVAIGTDVQANILATMNVKSLGAPYVVTKAIDEMARRVLERIGADLVIRPEHDMGVRLARQIATPNIVDTLDLGGDYAIVEIEANERLRGTLRDLNLTGRFGVQVIAVSRAGKVEVTPRAEEAIRPHDKLVVIGTGHSIDELRRYLGD